The genomic DNA GGTAGTGGCCGCCAAGAAGGCTGCACCAGCAAAGAAAGCCGCTCCTGCCAAAAAGGTAGTGGCGGCCAAGAAGGCTGCACCAGCGAAGAAAGCTGCTCCTGCCAAGAAGGTAGTGGCCGCCAAGAAGGCTGCACCAGCAAAGAAAGCCGCTCCTGCCAAAAAGGTAGTGGCCGCCAAGAAGGCTGCACCAGCGAAGAAAGCTGCTCCTGCCAAGAAGGTAGTGGCTGCAAAGAAGGCTACTGCATCTGCCCCAAAGGCAGCCCCCGCAAAGAAAGCCGTGAAGGCCCCTGCGGCCGCGCCATCTGCGCAAACCACGCTGAACCCCCAGGCCGCTTGGCCCTTCCCGACCGGCACCAAGCCGTAAACCAGGCCCATTCAGTGCCCAACCCGGTGCTCGTGCACCGGGTTTTTTATGCCCAGAACAATGGTGGCCAGACGTCTGGGCTGCTATCGGCAGCACAGACCGCAAACTCCGGCATGCACGCCGCGTCAGGCTGGGGTGAAGTCCAATGTGTAGTTCTGCGGTCCACGCTGTGCAATTTTGAGAGCCCCCACGCGATTGCCCAACTCGGCGCAACGCACGAGCGACCAGCCACGCTCCAACCCAAAAAGCAGCGCACCCCGCCATGCATCGCCACATCCCGTCGGATCTACCACCTGTGCGGGTTTTACAGCAGGGACCAACGTCTTTTCTCCGTCAATCCACACCTCACAACCCTGCGCCCCCAACGTGACGATCAGCCCCTTCACCTTGCGCGAGATTTCCGCGCATGACCAGCCCGTGCGCTCGCACAGCATCTTGCCTTCATAGTCGTTCACAGTGACCCAGGTGGCCTGCTCGACAAACCGGGACAGTTCAGCTCCGCTGAACATGGGCAGACCCTGGCCTGGATCGAAGACAAACGGAATATCTGCCGCCACAAACTGCGCCGCATGCTCCAGCATTGCGTCCCGACCATCGGGCGCAACAATGCCAAGACGCGCATCCGTCCAAGGCTCAATGCGGTTCGCATGGGCCTGCATCATGGCCCCGGGGTGAAATGCCGTGATCTGGTTGTTGTCACGGTCCGTCATGATCATGGCCTGCGCCGTGTAGGTGTCATGGCTCTGACCTACGTGTGCCGTGCTGATGCCCAACTCCTTCAGTCGCAACAGATAGTCGGTGCCGTCGCTACCCAGCATTGCCATGGGCAGCGGCTCGCCACCCAGCAGCCGCAGACTGTAGGCAATATTGCCAGCGCATCCTCCAAAATCGCGCCGCAAGGAGGGCACCAGAAACGAGACATTGAGGATATGCAACTGATCGGGCAAGATCTGCTCGGCAAACCGCCCTTCAAAAGTCATGATGGTGTCAAACGCAAGTGAACCGCAAATCAGTACAGCCATGGCAAAAGATAGATAGAAAGATCAGGGATAAAACGCCAGCAGCCGATAGCCCGCCACGCGTGCCCCGCCAGTGGTCACGTTGACCGCAACCGAAGCGGTCCAATCGCCCAAGGCAGGCAGTTCCGTGGGAGCCGCCATCTCTTGCGGCAAAAACACCCGCCGGAGCACAGGCTGGTCCTGTGCATCGGTCAAGGTCAATTCCATGGCAGGCGTGGCAAGGGGCACGGTTGCACGGTTCTTGATGGCAAAGGTCAGCTGGTAGCTGTCTGCGCGCCCCTTGTGGAATGAAGAGCTGTCGATCATGACATCCGATATCTGCCGCAGCGGAGCCAACGCACATTGGAAGGGTTCACACAGCATCTGAAGCCAAGGGCGAACACGCGCATCCATGGCAGCAATGCGATCGCGCTCCTGCAGCACCACCTGCAATGCCAATGTGCACAACAGCACGAACACAACGGCCCCCAACGCCACCCGCACAAGGGGGCGCCGCCAGAAGGCCTTGCGCTTCGCCGCGCGCACGAAACTCACCTCATCTGCGCCCAAAACCCCGTCGTGCAAGTCATCCTCTTGCTGATCTTGCGGCATGCTGTCACGAAGGTTCCCATCCAACGCATCCCCCAGCCCCATGCCGGACGGCGACTTGCAGGAAGACGATTCAGACAATGAGGGCTCATCGAATGACATGTCAGGACCCTGCTCTGACCCGTTCTCCTGCGCCTGCGCACTGTCAAGCGCATCCGCGAAATCACCAATGTCCTGCTCCTCAACCGATTGCTTGCGCAGCAACTCCGTAGGTGGATGCAACGCACCGGCTGCAGCGGTCGAATTTTCGCCCCGCAACTCTTCTGGCCACTCCGCGTCACGCCATTCGGCAGATGGCAGCTCATAGCCGGCCGGACTCTCGCACATCTCGACCGCAGGCGTTTCTTCCTTGGACGATTCTTCACCACCCATCTGCGTGAACGGCGACAACGTATCGGATATCGGCGCCATATCGGTGGCACCTGCAGACACACCAGATCGCCAGGGAAATGGACTGGATGACTGCGGTATCGTCTCTGTCTCTGTCTCTGTCTCTGTCTCTGTCTCTGTCTCTAAGGAAGATGCAACCGCTGTTTCCGTAACAAGAAATGCAGGAACCACCGGGCCCGGCACATCCAGCACAGCGTCTCGCGCAGAGGAATCCCACGATGTGTCGTGCGAGTCGGTGGGCGGCATGGATGGCGCGGAAGAAGCAGAGTTGTCCCCAGCTGTGGGGGCGCCCCAGGCGCGCCCTGCATCGGTGGCACGCGCCACAGGTGTCAGCGGTGGGCGCGCGGCGGTCATGGACACATCCGGCAGCAAGGCCTGCGGCTCCGAGGGCAGCAGGTGGGCCGATGCATCAAAAACCTCCTTGCATTGCCCGCATCGCACCCAGCCGTCGGAAATGCGCAACTGGTCGGCCACCACCTTGAACTTGGTCGTGCAGGACGGGCAGCGTGTAATCTGGCTCATCTGCGATCCATGGTAGTTGGCGCCCCCTTAGGCAATCGGCTGCGGCACAAGAAATTCAGCGGGAGCCCGTCATGAGAATCCAGCCATCCTCGGCATCGGCAACCTCCAGGCGGATCCACGGTGCGTAGGCTTCCTGCAGCTCCTGCGCCTGGCGCTCCAGGATACCCGCGAGCACGAGGTGCCCGCCTGAAGCGACATGCGCGCACAGCAAGGGGGCCAGCACCTTCAGCGGAGTGGCCAGAATGTTAGCCAGCACGGTCTGATAAGTCCCAAGGGCCTTGTCCGGCAGGCCAGCCTGTACCTGCACACCATTGGCCTGCGCGTTCTGCACCGTGGATTCGACGGCCGCCGGGTCAATGTCCACGGCATCAATATCCGTAGCACCGAACTTGGCCGCACCGATGGCCAAGATGCCCGAGCCACAACCGTAGTCCAGCACACGCCCCAGCGGATTTCCAGCCTCGGCACCCGCCGCACCATGGCGCGCAATCCATCGCAGGCACATGCGCGTGGTGGGATGGGTGCCCGTGCCAAAGGCCAACCCCGGATCCAGCCGGATGCTGCGCAGCGCCTGCGCAGGCAACTCGTGCCAAGTGGGAACAATCCAGAAGTCGGGGGTGATATCGACCGGCGCAAACTGAGACTGCGTCAGCCGCACCCAGTCCTGTTCCGGCACGGTCGCCAGACCCAGCACCTGGCAGCCTGCGAAAAAGTCCTGCACGGCCAAGAGTTGCTGCGCGTCGCGCGCGGCGGCTTCCGTCGCAAACAAGGCCACCACCCGGCTGCGTTGCCAGCCATCCTTGGGCGGCGGCATGCCCGGCTCCCCGAACAATGCCTGCTCGGCGTCGGTCTGTGCGTCTGCGTCCTCCACCGACACACTCAGGGCATCCAGCGCGTCCAGCGCATCGCTCACCGCCTCAATGCGGTCTTCCGGACACATCAGACTCAGCTCAAACATGGGACACGCCTCTCAGAAAAAATGAAATGCTGGCACCCGTTGCCAGGAGCCAGCATAGAACGATGCACAAGGTGACTTCACCGCTTGCGCTGTGACAACCACTCTTCCAGATAGTGAATGTTGGTGCCACCCGCCACAAACTTGGCATCCACCATCAACTCGCGGTGCAGCGGTACATTGGTGCTGATCCCCTCAATCACCGTCTCCGACAGCGCCGTGCGCATGCGGGCCAGGGCCTGCTCACGCGTATCGCCATGCACAATAATCTTGCCGATCATCGAGTCATAGTTCGGGGGAACAAAATAATTGGCATAGGCATGCGAATCCACGCGCACACCCGGGCCGCCCGGTGCATGCCACATGGTGATGCGTCCCGGCGAAGGAGTGAACTTGTAGGGATCTTCCGCATTCACCCGGCATTCGATGGCATGGCCACGAATCTCGATCTGCCGCTGGGTGAAGGGCAGCTTTTCACCGGCGGCCACCATGATCTGCGTGCGCACGATGTCCACGCCCGTGATCCATTCGGTCACCGGGTGCTCCACCTGCACGCGCGTGTTCATCTCGATGAAGTAGAACTCACCGTTTTCATACAGGAACTCGAACGTGCCCGCGCCGCGGTAACCGATCTTCTTGCAGGCCGCCACACAGCGCTCACCAATCCGCTCGATCAGCTTGCGGGGAATGCCGGGCGCCGGCGCCTCTTCAATCACCTTCTGGTGGCGCCGCTGCATGGAGCAGTCGCGCTCGCCCAGATACACAGCATTGCGGTGCTTGTCGGCGAGAATCTGGATCTCGATATGGCGCGGGTTCTGAAGAAACTTCTCCATGTACACCGCAGGATTGCCAAACGCAGCGCCCGCCTCGGCCTTGGTCATCTGCACGGCGTTGATCAGGGCAGCCTCGGTGTGCACCACGCGCATCCCGCGGCCACCACCGCCACCAGCGGCCTTGATGATCACCGGGTAACCCACGGCCTTTGCAATGCGGCGAATCTGCACCGGATCGTCCGGCAACTCGCCGTCAGACCCGGGCACGCAGGGCACGCCAGCGCGGATCATGGCCTGCTTGGCCGACACCTTGTCACCCATCATGCGGATGTTTTCGGGCGTGGGGCCAATGAACTGGAAACCGCTTTTTTCCACCCGCTCGGCAAAGTCGGCATTTTCGGACAGGAAACCATAACCCGGGTGGATGGCTTCCGCATCCGTCACCTCGGCCGCCGAGATGATGGCGGGCATGTTGAGGTAGGACAGTGGCGACGGCGCCGGGCCAATGCAGACGGCCTCTTCGGCCAGCTTCACATACTTGGCATCACGATCGGCCTCTGAATAGACCATCACGGCTTTGACGCCCAGTTCCTGGCAGGCGCGCTGGATGCGAAGGGCGATTTCGCCGCGATTGGCAACAAGAATCTTTTTAAACATAGGCTGTCTCGCGGCTCATCGCCCGCACGCTGGCGCGTGCCAGGGCAATCTGCTTCGCCTTGCCTTCGGCAAGAACGCCGCGGTTAGCGACCAGAATCTTTTTAAACATGGGCAGGGGTTACTCAATCACGAACAGCGGCTGTCCGTATTCCACGGCCTGGCCGTTTTCACCCAGAATCTTCGTCACGGTGCCGGCTTTGTCGGCCTCGATTTCATTGAGAATCTTCATGGCTTCAATGATGCAGATCGTCTCGCCTTCCTTGACCTGGCTACCCACCTCGACGAACGCCTTGGCGCCGGGGCTCGACGAGCGGTAGAACGTGCCCACCATGGGAGACTTCACCACATGACCGGTCGGCGCTGCTGCCACCGGGGCCGGCAACTCCGCCACAGCTGCGGGTGCAGCGGCAGCCGCCGGAGCGGGCATGGGGGCCGGAACATATTGCTGCACCACGGCGCCGCCACTCTTGACGATACGGACCTTGCCCTCGGCTTCGGTGATTTCGAGTTCGGACACATTCGACTCGGATACCAGGTCGATCAGGGTTTTGAGTTTTCGCAAATCCATGGGAGCTCCAACGGCTATAAAACTAAATAGGGCGCGAATTTACTCCAATTTCAGCCTACTTCAGTCTTCGGAGCACATTTTCCACCGCTGACATCAGGGCATTACCAATGCCATGTGACGTTAAAGTGCCATTTTGCAGCGCGATTCCATCAGCGCAGGATGGTCCACTTTTGCAAATCTTCCGGGGTCACTTGGCCCATTTTACGATGTGCCACACGCCCGTCCCCACTGAACACCACCGTAAAGGGCAGCCCCCCCGTCAGATTGCCCAGCGAACGCCCCAACTCCGAGCCCCCCAGCCCCGCCAGGCCCACGGGAAAATCGAGCGGCAACCGCGCCAGGAATTTCCGCACCGAAGACGGCTGATCAATCGCCAGCCCCACCACTTGCCAGCCGTTGGCCTGGTTCTCGCGATAAAAGGCATTGAGCATGGGCAACTCGTCCACACAGGGCGGGCACCAGGTTGCCCAAAAGTTGAGCAGCAAGGGCTTGCCCGCAAACGCCCCCATGGCCAGGCGCGCGCCCTCGGGCGTATCGAACGCCTGCGCCCATAGCGCCTGCTCTGCGCCCGCCTGCACGGCATGGGGTTGCAGGCGCCACCATGCCAGACCGGCACCGCCAACGGCGGCCGCTGCGGCCACACCGGCATACAGGGCCCGGCGCCGGCTCACCGGCTTTGTGGCGTGAGGGGGCACAGAAGAAGCAGAAGATTCCATCATGGGCGCGGTCATGGAACATTTTCCTGGAGAAGGCGCCGCACGGCGGTGATGTCACCACGCGGCGATCGCCCCTTGGCATCGGGGCGCAAAGCCCCGCGCAAATCGTCAAGATCGTAGATCAGCAAATGCACGCCGATCATTTCACCCAGTTCAGGACACATGCTGCCCACACTCAGGGCCTCCACAGAATCGCCGTGAAAGCCCGGAACAGTGCGCGGCTCGTAATCGACGTTGTGGTCTATCAACGCGATTTCGGCCGATTTGGAGTCATCGCAGAACAACTGCAAATAAATATCTGACAGCCGCGTGGCCGTACCACGCCACACCGCCCCTCCCAAGTGGGGCCGAAAGGCCGCCATGCGTTCCATCCAGACCAGCGCCAGCTGGCGCAGGGCACGCAATTCGTTTGGCTGGGTGTCGGCGCAAAAGAGCGCGATGTATTCGCGCACCGCCTCTTCCACCGCGTCGTTGTCGGGCAGCGGGGTGCGCGCTGGCAGGCCGAGTTCACGCAGCGCGCGGCGCTTGGCAGGGCCCCATTCCAGCCCCTCTTCCACGACCAGCCGGGCAGTGGTGCTGACGATTTCGGCGCTCAAAGATGTTGGCATGGCAGAACCGGATGGCGTTGGAGGCGCTATTGTGGCGCGAACCCATGACAGACCGCCACTGCGCACCCCATGGCCCGGCGGCGACACGGCCATTGGTGGCCACAGGCCACCGATGACACTATGTTTTTCATAGCTTCTCACGCTTACCGCTCAAGCGCTACAGGGCGTTTTCTGGTTGAACCTTAGAATCTGCGCCCATGCACATACACATACTGGGGATCTGCGGCACCTTCATGGGGGGTCTGGCCGCGCTGGCCCGCGAAGCCGGACACAGGGTAACGGGCTGTGATGCCGGCGTTTACCCACCCATGAGCGACCAGTTGCGGGCCCTGGGCATCGAATTGATCGAAGGATTTGGCACCGACCAGCTGGCGCTGCGCCCCGATGTGTTCGTCGTGGGCAACGTGGTCAGCCGGGCCCGCTTGGCAGACGGCAGCCCGAAGTTTCCCCTCATGGAAGCCATCCTGGATGCCGGCCTGCCCTACACCAGCGGCCCGCAGTGGCTGGCCGAACAGGTGCTGCAGGGCCGGCATGTGCTGGCAGTGGCAGGAACCCATGGCAAGACGACCACCACGTCAATGCTGGCCTGGATTCTGGATAGCGCCGGGCTGCAGCCGGGCTTCCTGATTGGCGGCGTGCCACTGAACTTTGGCGTCTCCGCCCGCCTGGGCGCCCCGCAGCGTCCCGGCGCAGGCGACGGGGCGCTCGACACCCGCCCGCTGTTTGTGATCGAGGCCGACGAATACGACACCGCCTTCTTCGACAAGCGCAGCAAGTTCGTCCACTACCGCCCGCGCACGGCGGTGCTGAACAACCTGGAGTTCGACCACGCCGACATTTTTGACGATCTGGCCGCCATCGAACGCCAGTTTCACCACCTGGTGCGCACCGTGCCGCCTTCGGGCCGCGTGGTGGTCAACGGGCTCGAAGAGAGCCTGGCCCGCGTGCTGCACACGGGTTGCTGGAGCACGGTGAGCAGCTTCGGTGCCGCAGTGAGCGATTTTTCTGCCGTGGGCGACCCGCAGGCTTTTGACGTGCTGCACCAGGGCGAAGCCGCAGCGCGCGTGCAATGGGGCCTGACTGGCGTGCACAACCAGCTCAATGCGCTCGCCGCCATCGCAGCGGCGCACCATGTGGGCGTGCCGGTGCAGCAGGCGGCACAGGCGCTGGCCGATTTTCAGAATGTCAAACGCCGCATGGAGTTGCGCGGCACCGTGGGCGGCATCGCCGTGTACGACGATTTTGCGCACCATCCCACGGCGCTGCGCACCACACTGGACGGCCTGCGCCGCAGCCTCGGGCCCGATGCGCGCATCCTGGCGGTGTTCGAGCCGCGCAGCAATACCATGAAACTGGGCGCCATGAAAAGCCAGCTGCCCTGGGCGCTGGAGCCCGCCAACCTGGCCTTTTGCCACACGGCGGGGCTGGACTGGGATGCCGCTGCGGCCCTGGCGCCGCTGGGCGTGGGCCCCGGCCAGCGCGCGCAGACCGCGCCGGACATTGACACCCTGGTCAGCCAGGTGGTGCAAGCGGCGCAACCGGGCGATCACATTGTCTGCATGAGCAATGGCGGCTTTGGCGGCGTGCACGAGCGGCTGTTGCAGGCACTATCAAAAAAATAGCTGTTTGCGCTTACTACATAAGCGCTAGCGGCTATTTTTGCTGAATATTCAGAAGGAAACCGCCATGCCCGGCACGTCCACTCGCACCACGGGTTTGGCCAGCGCGGCACTGGCGGCGCGGGCGAAATCACGCGACCACACGGGATCGTTGAACAACGAGGCGCCGGCGGCGCGCGCCACGGTCAGCACCTTGTCGGCCAGCAACACCTTGCCACTGGCGCGCAGGGGTTCGCAATCCAGGGCAATGAACTGATCGTCCAGCCAGTGGCGCCCGGCTTCATGCGCCATGGGCTCCTGGCCCTCCAGATCAAAACGGAACTCCTGGTTTCCAGTCAGCTGGACCGACACTTCGCTGTGCATGATGGGTTGCCTTTCTGGCGCAAGGGGGATGTAAGCCGGGGCCGCACACCGGCGGGCCCCACCAAAGGTTTGAGCTTACACCGCGCAGCAGCGCAGACTCAGCGCGCGCGGCGGGCCACCACGGCGGCCGACAGTTCGGCCAGCGACTGCAGCGAATCATCCCAGCCCAGGCAGGCATCGGTAATGCTTTTGCCGTATTCGAGCGCAGCGGGCAGGTCCTTGCCCGGCGAGAACTTCTGGGCACCGGCGTTCAGGTGGCTTTCGATCATCAGGCCAAAAACGCTGCGCGAGCCGCCGGCAATCTGGGCGGCGATGTCACGCGCCACATCCAGCTGCTTTTCGTGCTGCTTGCTGCTGTTGGCGTGGCTGCAATCGACCATCAGGGTGGGCGGCAGCTTGGCGGCTTCGAGGTCCTTGCACGCGGCGGCCACGCTGGCGGCATCGTAATTGGGCGCCTTGCCGCCGCGCAGGATGACGTGGCAGTCCTTGTTGCCCTTGGTGTTGACGATGGCGACCTGGCCGTTTTTGTGCACCGACAGGAAGTGGTGGCCCCGGCTGGCCGACTGGATGGCGTCGGTGGCGATGCGGATGTTGCCGTCCGTGCCGTTCTTGAAGCCGATGGGCGCCGACAGGCCCGATGCCAGCTCGCGGTGCACCTGGCTCTCGGTGGTGCGAGCACCAATGGCGCCCCAGCTGATGAGGTCGCCGATGTACTGGGGCGAGATCACGTCCAGAAACTCACTGCCGGCGGGAATGCCCAGGCGGTTGATCTCGATCAGCAACTGGCGCGCGATGCGCAGGCCTTCGTCGATGCGGTAGCTTTCGTCCAGATAGGGGTCGTTGATCAGGCCCTTCCAGCCCACCGTGGTGCGGGGTTTCTCGAAATACACGCGCATCACGATTTCCAGCGTGTCGGCGTACTGGGCGCGCACGGCGGCCAGGCGGCGGGCATATTCCAGCGCCGCGGCGGGATCGTGGATGGAGCAGGGGCCAATCACCACCAGCAGGCGGTCGTCCTTGCCGGCCATGATGTGGTGGATGTTCTTTCGCGTCTGGGTGATCAGCGCTTCCACCGGCGTTCCGCTGATGGGGAAAAAGCGGATCAGGTGCTCGGGAGGTGGCAACACGGTAATGTCCTTGATACGTTCGTCGTCGGTCTGGCTGGTTTTCTCGACGCTGCGGTACCAGGAATCGGTAGCGGGGGTGGCGTGGGCCGTCATGGTGGCTTCCTCGTGGATTGAAATGTCAGAAGGTCAGAAAAACAAAAACCGCCGGGCTTTTCAGCGTCGGCGGTTGGTATGGTGAGGTTGGTGGGCTTGCGCGTTGTCCTCTCATCCGCCGGGGACTGAGATCCAAAACCAAAAATAAAACGCGCTGCGAACTTGCATGTGAATCAATGTAGCACAGTGTTTGCCGCACCGCAGCAAGCATGGGGCTTTGTGGCGTGGCGGCAACTGCCCTGGCGGACGGCGATGGCACCCGGCTGGCGAGGGGCAGGCTTTTATCCGCGCAAGTGCCGCAGCCAGGCCTGCACGCGCTGCCAGCCCGACAAGCGCGGCGGCGCGGCCTCGGACACATCGCTGTGCGGGCCGCTATCGTGCTCGTACATATCGATGAGCAGCAAGGCCTCGCCCAGCGTGCGCCAGGCCAGCAGTTCGAATTGCCGAAAGCAGGCGCCCTCGCGCGCGCTATGGCGCTCCAGCGCCTGCAGCCATGCGGCAATGGTGTCGCGCAACTCCCGCAGCGCGCGCTGGTAGGCGCCAAACTCGTACAACGCGTGCCAGGCGGAACCCAGGCCCGTCAGGAAAAGCTGGTGCTCGCGTGCGCACTGGGCCAGTTCGACCACGCGGCGGGTGATAGCACTGGCATCCGCGCCAGACCGGCGCAGACGCGTCGCCTCGTCGATGTGCATCGACAGCGCCCCCAGGCTGTCCCGCAGCTGGCGGGAATCCTCGTCGGCCACGCCTTCGCGCAGAAAACGGCTGATGTCGCCAAACGACTGAAGGGTTTGCTGCAAACTGGAAAGCGGCGCCGGCATGGCGTGATTGTGCGCCCGCCTCTGCGGGATGTCGTCCCCCGTGCGGCCCGCCGAAAGCCGCAGGGCACCGAAGCCCCCACCCCGGCGGGGTTTCAGGCCGTTCCGCCGACCGTCAGCCCGTCGATCCGCATCGTGGGCTGCCCCACGCCCACCGGCACGCTCTGGCCTTCCTTGCCGCAAGTGCCCACGCCGCTGTCCAGGCGCATGTCGTTGCCGATCATGCTGACGCGCTTGAGGCAGTCGGGGCCGCTGCCGACGATGGTCGCGCCCTTGACCGGGTAAAGAATCTTGCCGTTTTCCACCCAGTAGGCCTCGCTGGCCGAGAACACGAACTTGCCCGACGTGATGTCCACCTGCCCGCCGCCAAAGTTGGTGGCATACAGGCCCTTTTTGATGCTGGCCACGATCTCCTGGGGGTCCTTGTCGCCGCCCAGCATGTAGGTGTTGGTCATGCGCGGCATGGGAATGTGCGCATAGCTTTCGCGCCGGCCGTTGCCGGTGGGCGCCACGCCCATCAGGCGGGCGTTGAGCGAATCCTGGATGTAGCCCTTCAAAATACCGTCTTCGATCAGCACATTGCGCTGACTGGTGTTGCCCTCGTCGTCCACATTGAGCGAGCCGCGCCGGTCGGCGATGGTGCCGTCATCGAGCACCGTGACGCCCTTGGCCGCCACGCGCTGGCCGATGCGGCCGCTGAAGGCGCTGGAGCCCTTGCGGTTGAAATCGCCCTCCAGCCCGTGGCCGATGGCCTCGTGCAGCAGGATGCCGGGCCAGCCGGGGCCCAGAACCACCGTCATCTCGCCCGCAGGCGCGGGGCGCGACTCGAGATTGACCAATGCGGCGTTCACCGCCTCGTCCACATACTGGGCAATTTGCGCTTCATCAAAATACGCCAGCCCAAAGCGCCCACCGCCACCGGCCGAGCCCATTTCACGGCGACCGTTCTGTTCAGCGATCACCGTCACCGACAGCCGCACCAGCGGCCGCACATCGGCCGCCAGCGTGCCGTCCGCGCGGGCCACCAGCACCACGTCGTATTCGCTGGCCAAACCGGCCATGACCTGGGCCACGCGCGGGTCCTTGGCGCGGGCGCGCTGCTCCACCTGCATCAGCAAATCCACCTTGGCCGTGCTGTCCAGCGTGGAGATGGGATCCACGCCGGGGTAGAGGCTGCGCCCGCCTGCTATCTTTTTAGAAGCTACTCGCGCACGACCCGCCTGCGCCACAGCCGAAATAGACCGTACAGTGCGGGCCGCATCAAGCAGCGAGGCTTCGGAGATATCGTCGGAATAGGCAAAGGCTGTCTTTTCGCCGCTGATGGCTCGCACCCCCACGCCCTGGTCAATGGAGAACGAGCCTGTTTTGACGATGCCCTCTTCCAGGCTCCAGCCTTCGCTACGGGTGTATTGGAAATACAGATCGGCATCGTCCACCTGGTGGGTGCGAATTTCAGCCAGCGCACGCGCCAGATGGCCTTCGTCAAGACCAAAAGGCGTCAGGAGCAACTGGCGGGCAACATCCATGCGTTGCAGGGTGGACGCGCGCTGGGGCGCGGCAGAGGGGGAGCGTGATGACATACAGCCATTTTAGGCGTGCCGCCATGCCCTGCGCGGCGCAAGGGGCGCATGCCCTCGCGGCGCACCGCCCCACCCCTGCGGGGCCATGGCACCGTCTGGTTACGCCGCCTGATTCGCCGTCTGGTCGTCCGTCGCCGCCCCGGGGGCGTTGGCCTTGACCGATGCGATACCTTCGTCGCGCGCCTTCTCGCCAGAAAACATCTGGCTTTGGCCAATGACCTGGCCGTTGCCCGCCTTGAGCGTGAAATAGGGCGATCCGTCCTTGGCGCTCAGCCTGCCATAACGGCCATCGTCGGGCGCATTTTTCTTGACCGACTCAATACCATTAAGCGCGCTGGCTTTGGAGTCGTAGAGCTCGCTGGTCAAAATGACCTTGCCGTTGTCTGCCAGCAGATTGAAGACGAACTTTTCGTTCTTGGATTTTTTCAGCTCAAACCTGGACGCCATGGGAAACACCTCCGGATGAATGCCAAAACACGGTTGGCACCCGCGTTGTAACCCGCAAGCCCCCATCGCGCAAGAGGCGGCAGGGAAGGCGGCAGGGAAACGGGAAAGCGCCCGTTAAGCGCCGATTACAGCGCCGGCCGCGCGTCGCTGGGGTCGATGCGCTGCGCCCGCGCCACCGACATCAGAATGCCCAGCGCCAGCCCCAGCGTGACCATGGCCGTGCCGCCATAGCTGATGAACGGCAGCGGCACGCCCACCACCGGCAAGATTCCGCTGACCATGCCCATGTTCACAAACGCATAGGTGAAGAAGATCATCGACACCGCCCCCGCCATGAGCCGCCCGAACAAAGTGGTTGCGCCCACCGCAATGGCCAGCCCGCGCCACACCAGCAGCAAAAAGCACACAATCAGAAACAGGTTGCCGACCAGGCCGAATTCTTCGGAAAAGGCCGCAAAGATGAAGTCGG from Acidovorax sp. T1 includes the following:
- the accB gene encoding acetyl-CoA carboxylase biotin carboxyl carrier protein; amino-acid sequence: MDLRKLKTLIDLVSESNVSELEITEAEGKVRIVKSGGAVVQQYVPAPMPAPAAAAAPAAVAELPAPVAAAPTGHVVKSPMVGTFYRSSSPGAKAFVEVGSQVKEGETICIIEAMKILNEIEADKAGTVTKILGENGQAVEYGQPLFVIE
- a CDS encoding DUF3426 domain-containing protein, whose product is MAPISDTLSPFTQMGGEESSKEETPAVEMCESPAGYELPSAEWRDAEWPEELRGENSTAAAGALHPPTELLRKQSVEEQDIGDFADALDSAQAQENGSEQGPDMSFDEPSLSESSSCKSPSGMGLGDALDGNLRDSMPQDQQEDDLHDGVLGADEVSFVRAAKRKAFWRRPLVRVALGAVVFVLLCTLALQVVLQERDRIAAMDARVRPWLQMLCEPFQCALAPLRQISDVMIDSSSFHKGRADSYQLTFAIKNRATVPLATPAMELTLTDAQDQPVLRRVFLPQEMAAPTELPALGDWTASVAVNVTTGGARVAGYRLLAFYP
- a CDS encoding TlpA family protein disulfide reductase, translating into MTAPMMESSASSVPPHATKPVSRRRALYAGVAAAAAVGGAGLAWWRLQPHAVQAGAEQALWAQAFDTPEGARLAMGAFAGKPLLLNFWATWCPPCVDELPMLNAFYRENQANGWQVVGLAIDQPSSVRKFLARLPLDFPVGLAGLGGSELGRSLGNLTGGLPFTVVFSGDGRVAHRKMGQVTPEDLQKWTILR
- a CDS encoding carbohydrate kinase family protein; this translates as MAVLICGSLAFDTIMTFEGRFAEQILPDQLHILNVSFLVPSLRRDFGGCAGNIAYSLRLLGGEPLPMAMLGSDGTDYLLRLKELGISTAHVGQSHDTYTAQAMIMTDRDNNQITAFHPGAMMQAHANRIEPWTDARLGIVAPDGRDAMLEHAAQFVAADIPFVFDPGQGLPMFSGAELSRFVEQATWVTVNDYEGKMLCERTGWSCAEISRKVKGLIVTLGAQGCEVWIDGEKTLVPAVKPAQVVDPTGCGDAWRGALLFGLERGWSLVRCAELGNRVGALKIAQRGPQNYTLDFTPA
- a CDS encoding histone — its product is MATAKKPAAKKAAPAKKAAPAKKVVAAKKAAPAKKAAPAKKVVAAKKAAPAKKAAPAKKVVAAKKAAPAKKAAPAKKVVAAKKAAPAKKAAPAKKVVAAKKAAPAKKAAPAKKVVAAKKAAPAKKAAPAKKVVAAKKATASAPKAAPAKKAVKAPAAAPSAQTTLNPQAAWPFPTGTKP
- the prmA gene encoding 50S ribosomal protein L11 methyltransferase, with protein sequence MFELSLMCPEDRIEAVSDALDALDALSVSVEDADAQTDAEQALFGEPGMPPPKDGWQRSRVVALFATEAAARDAQQLLAVQDFFAGCQVLGLATVPEQDWVRLTQSQFAPVDITPDFWIVPTWHELPAQALRSIRLDPGLAFGTGTHPTTRMCLRWIARHGAAGAEAGNPLGRVLDYGCGSGILAIGAAKFGATDIDAVDIDPAAVESTVQNAQANGVQVQAGLPDKALGTYQTVLANILATPLKVLAPLLCAHVASGGHLVLAGILERQAQELQEAYAPWIRLEVADAEDGWILMTGSR
- the accC gene encoding acetyl-CoA carboxylase biotin carboxylase subunit; this translates as MFKKILVANRGEIALRIQRACQELGVKAVMVYSEADRDAKYVKLAEEAVCIGPAPSPLSYLNMPAIISAAEVTDAEAIHPGYGFLSENADFAERVEKSGFQFIGPTPENIRMMGDKVSAKQAMIRAGVPCVPGSDGELPDDPVQIRRIAKAVGYPVIIKAAGGGGGRGMRVVHTEAALINAVQMTKAEAGAAFGNPAVYMEKFLQNPRHIEIQILADKHRNAVYLGERDCSMQRRHQKVIEEAPAPGIPRKLIERIGERCVAACKKIGYRGAGTFEFLYENGEFYFIEMNTRVQVEHPVTEWITGVDIVRTQIMVAAGEKLPFTQRQIEIRGHAIECRVNAEDPYKFTPSPGRITMWHAPGGPGVRVDSHAYANYFVPPNYDSMIGKIIVHGDTREQALARMRTALSETVIEGISTNVPLHRELMVDAKFVAGGTNIHYLEEWLSQRKR